One Cystobacter ferrugineus genomic window, CGAGCCGACGCCCGTCATCGCGATTTCCAAGGCGGGCACCATCAGCTACCAGGTGGCGCTCTCCAGCGCCGGCTCCGCGCCCACCAACGAGACGCTGAAAACGCGCGCCAACGCGACGCCGGACATCTCGTGGATGGAGGTGCCTCGCAACCTGCACGAGTGCCGTCACGAGAACTCGGATGCTTGCTCCGAGGAAGAGGCCAGCGCCTCGACTCCGTAGGCGTCACGCCAGACCGGGCCTCGCGCCGAGGCCCGGGACTCGCGCTTCCCCTCTCCCCCACCGTGGGGAGGGGGGTTTTGTTTTTCAGGGCCCGATGCTCAGGGCCCGACGAGGGCGAGCGCGCAGCGCTCCAGGTCGATGAGCTCGCGGGCCACCGCGCGCACGTCCTCGGCCGTCACCGCCGCCACGCGCTCGGAGTAGCGCAGGAAGTTCTCCCGCCCCAGGCCATAGCAGGCATCGAGCGCGATGAGCGCGGCGCGCGAGCCGTTGCGTTGCAGGCCAATCTCATGCGTGCCGATGAGGTGCTGCCGGGCCCGGGCCAGCTCGGCCTCGGGGACGGGCTCGTCCCGCACGCGCGCGAGCTGCTCGCGGATGCCCGCGAGCGCCGCCTCCACCTTCTCGGGGCTCGTGCCCATGTAGACGGCGAAGTAGCCCGGGTCCACGCCCTCCACGGAGAAGCTGCTGATGCTGTAGGCCATGGAGCGCTTGTCGCGCAGCTCCACGAAGAGCCGCCCTCCCTGGCCACTGAGCACCGTGGAGAGCACCTCCAGCACGTACCTCCGGGAGTCATCCAGCCGCACGCCCTGGAAGCCCAGCACGAGGTGCGCCTGCGCGCGCGCCAGCTCCCGCTTCGCCGTCCGGGCGCGCTCGGGCGGGGGCTCGGGCCGCACCTCGGGCGGGGGCCGCGCCTGGCCCCGGGACGTGCCAAAGGCCTCGTGCGCGAGCGCGAACACCTCGTCCGCCCGCACGTCCCCCACCACGCACAGGGTGAGCTGGGACGGGTCCATGTGCGCGGCGTGATAGGCGTGCAGCGCTTCCGGCCCCAGCCGCTCCACCGAGGCCTGCTCGCCCAGGGTCGGCAGCCGGTACGGGTGCGTCTGGAAGAGGGTGCGGTTGAAGAGATCGAAGGCCACGCCGCTGGGCTTGTCCTCGCGCGTGACGATGTCCTGCACGAGCAGCGCGCGCTCCCGCGCCACCTCGGCCTCGGGGAAGAGCGGGTGGAGCAGGCAGTCCGCGAAGAGGCGGAAGGCGGGCTGGAAGTGGCGCGAGAGGAACTCGCCGCGCAGGCCCACCGTGTTGCGTCCCCCCATGCCCGACAGCGCACCGGTGAAGGCATCCACGAGGTGGGAGATCTCCTCCGCGTCGTGCGTGGGCGTGCCCCGGGTGAGACAGCGGCCCAGCAGCGTGGTGAGGCCGTTGGTCTCCGCCGTCTCGTAGCGCAGGCCGCCGGGGAACACGGCGCGCATGGCGAAGAGGGGCACGGCCCGCTCCTCGCGCACGAGGATGCGCGCGCCCGAGGGCAGCCGCTCCTCCACCACCCGGCCCGGGGTGGTGGCGCGCGGGCTCCTGTTCTCCTCGCGCGGTGCGCGCCCGGCCGCGGGGGGGGCCTTGGGGGCGCGGCGCTCGGGGGGCGGCGCGGCGGGCTCGCGGGGGACCCGGTCCAGAATCTCCTCGACCTGCTCCGCGCTGAAAGTGGTGCCGGGGGGCAGCAGGCCGGTGACGATGGCGTGCTCGAAGCGCAGGTAGCGCCCGGCCACCTCGCGCAGGTGCTCGGGGGTCAGCCGCGCGATGGCCTCGTAGTAGCGCGCCTCCGCCTCCAGCTCTCCCATGGAGGACTGGTAGTGGCCGAGC contains:
- a CDS encoding M16 family metallopeptidase, with product MAQRYTLPNGLTVVFEEQHAARVAAFQVWVKAGSADERPDQAGLAHLHEHMLFKGTARRAPGEIARDVEAHGGEINAWTSFDQTVYHIVIASQYARMGLDILGDAIRSSAFDEGELSREIEVVCEEIKRSQDTPGRRASRDLFSTVYQEHPYRHPVIGTAESVRGFSRDKVLEFYRRHYTPRNLVLVATGDFTEAELRGWVDEFFGGDWGRPYEGGVVRPREPQATRRRVLLRPDEVKEAYLNLAFPIPQGNHPDVPALDALAMIAGQGEASRLVLEVKRKRGLVNDIHTYAYTPRDPGLFAASLTLPPGKLPQAFEETVRGLSALRTELVPEEELATVKALIESEAIYQRETVQGLARKLGHYQSSMGELEAEARYYEAIARLTPEHLREVAGRYLRFEHAIVTGLLPPGTTFSAEQVEEILDRVPREPAAPPPERRAPKAPPAAGRAPREENRSPRATTPGRVVEERLPSGARILVREERAVPLFAMRAVFPGGLRYETAETNGLTTLLGRCLTRGTPTHDAEEISHLVDAFTGALSGMGGRNTVGLRGEFLSRHFQPAFRLFADCLLHPLFPEAEVARERALLVQDIVTREDKPSGVAFDLFNRTLFQTHPYRLPTLGEQASVERLGPEALHAYHAAHMDPSQLTLCVVGDVRADEVFALAHEAFGTSRGQARPPPEVRPEPPPERARTAKRELARAQAHLVLGFQGVRLDDSRRYVLEVLSTVLSGQGGRLFVELRDKRSMAYSISSFSVEGVDPGYFAVYMGTSPEKVEAALAGIREQLARVRDEPVPEAELARARQHLIGTHEIGLQRNGSRAALIALDACYGLGRENFLRYSERVAAVTAEDVRAVARELIDLERCALALVGP